A window from Ruminiclostridium josui JCM 17888 encodes these proteins:
- a CDS encoding ACT domain-containing protein: MLVKQISVFLENKSGRLADVTRTLADNNINICAMSIADTTDFGILRLIVNKPEDAERFLSEQQFTVSCTSVIAIGVEDKPGGLAKALDILHDNGISIEYMYAFVGKTGNEAFVILRVENPETAIETLLKSGIEILPSDKIYCA, encoded by the coding sequence ATGCTTGTTAAGCAGATTTCAGTTTTTCTAGAAAACAAATCAGGAAGGTTGGCTGATGTAACCAGAACACTTGCGGATAATAACATTAATATCTGTGCTATGTCTATAGCAGATACTACGGATTTCGGCATATTAAGACTTATTGTAAATAAGCCGGAAGATGCTGAACGTTTTTTGAGTGAGCAGCAGTTTACCGTAAGCTGTACCAGTGTTATAGCAATTGGTGTTGAAGATAAGCCAGGAGGACTTGCAAAGGCATTGGATATTCTTCATGATAATGGTATAAGCATTGAGTATATGTATGCTTTTGTAGGAAAAACAGGCAATGAAGCATTTGTTATTTTAAGAGTTGAAAACCCTGAAACGGCAATAGAAACATTATTGAAATCCGGTATAGAAATACTACCAAGCGATAAGATTTATTGTGCATAA